In one window of Brassica rapa cultivar Chiifu-401-42 chromosome A07, CAAS_Brap_v3.01, whole genome shotgun sequence DNA:
- the LOC103829193 gene encoding uncharacterized protein LOC103829193, which yields MREQEWSTHCETFLPSMSEDFNTCSWSAYRRGGDGANLQYHNGSIRDSYPAADSSYSGGYERDFMKQTMLEHEAVFKNQVHELHRLYRVQRKLVDEVKGKNSKEEFSFSDYTSETASKRQLPGYGEGSSSQACNGRLQNGFCSRDGNEVVPVKARRKMIDLQLPADEYLDTDETGDNEEITILPPFKRSKSGRGDASHQSNSSGSCLDVKNSNGLADLNEPLKCQDSEPVSLSRDMHAHYGRNNADVQGLCLEKNTSQNGWMVLEAGNSRSTHRDQLPSHSAQAFSNNGFQPQSYPKTDHNKVIFPGYRDLEVRSKNPQASYDSHVESSVASNTPRLHNDYRPDFGRPWSHWSSSWENPRSSSHQKSYPVQTNPYMNFVAHARTDSSFEMRSPVSNGIYHGFSSGSKEAALNFPSAGFRPNGFVGEVVKNQSLESLQGPKKQERSAGLPWLKPKPLNRSEISNGFLDLNASTNQSIDGTDTGDGLNSISPQKSLRSSASCSYNANVGRVEMINPHSRKIIGCPIFEQPTIFKEEVNHLVKRDLDINLPCDASVSADQHGTKAFRVGKEEGNKAGNFRHYIDLNSCASEDDEDSAIHSSLRVKTKGTICIDLEAPPTLESEEEEDRESEKSNEETWGLMKGQDGNSLDELIKEAAQAIVAISLSDHQRLPGDAASSSTVAAGKSPLSWFADIITSQGDELERKADHEGDSSGEIDYFEAMTLNLHPTKEEDYMPEPLVPENLIFEVTGSNRPRRGQARRGRPKRDFQRDTLPGLPSLSRHEVNEDIQLFGGLMKSREHTWNSGVAARRNSKRKRITSQAPVCPSMAQPVIESVSVVGLEDSKLTGWGKATRRPRRQRYPPAGNPATVILT from the exons ATGAGGGAGCAAGAGTGGTCCACTCACTGTGAAACCTTTTTGCCCTCAATGAGTGAAGATTTCAACACTTGTAGTTGGTCTGCTTATCGCCGCGGCGGAGATGGTGCAAATCTTCAGTATCACAACGGCTCGATAAGGGATTCTTATCCTGCTGCGGATTCATCATATTCAGGAGGGTACGAGAGAGATTTCATGAAACAGACAATGCTTGAGCACGAAGCTGTATTTAAGAACCAG GTGCATGAGCTTCACCGTTTGTACAGAGTCCAGAGGAAGCTGGTGGATGAAGTAAAGGGGAAGAACTCGAAAGAAGAGTTTAGTTTTAGTGATTATACGTCTGAGACTGCAAGTAAAAGGCAGCTTCCTGGGTATGGAGAAGGGAGCAGCTCTCAAGCTTGTAACGGTCGTTTGCAAAATGGGTTTTGTTCAAGAGACGGGAACGAGGTTGTGCCTGTGAAGGCTAGGAGAAAAATGATTGATCTTCAACTCCCTGCCGATGAGTATCTTGATACCGATGAAACTGGTGATAACGAAGAGATTACGATCCTCCCTCCATTCAAACGGTCCAAATCTGGAAGAGGGGATGCTTCTCATCAGAGCAACTCTTCAGGGTCTTGTTTGGATGTGAAGAACTCAAACGGCCTAGCTGACTTGAATGAGCCACTCAAGTGTCAAGATTCAGAACCTGTTTCTCTATCCAGGGACATGCATGCTCATTACGGGAGAAACAATGCGGATGTTCAAGGACTCTGTTTGGAGAAAAACACAAGTCAAAATGGATGGATGGTCCTTGAAGCAG GGAACAGCAGAAGCACACATAGAGACCAGCTGCCTTCCCATTCTGCACAAGCATTCTCTAACAATGGATTTCAACCTCAGAGCTATCCTAAAACTGATCATAACAAAGTAATATTCCCAGGATATCGTGATCTGGAAGTTCGTTCGAAGAATCCTCAAGCTTCTTATGATAGCCACGTGGAATCAAGTGTGGCATCTAACACTCCAAGGTTACACAATGACTACCGCCCTGACTTCGGAAGACCATGGAGCCACTGGTCTTCATCATGGGAGAATCCTAGGAGCAGCTCACATCAAAAATCTTACCCAGTTCAAACGAATCCCTACATGAATTTTGTCGCTCATGCAAGGACAGATTCAAGTTTTGAGATGAGAAGTCCTGTCTCTAACGGGATTTATCATGGATTCTCTTCAGGGTCGAAGGAGGCTGCCTTAAATTTCCCGTCAGCCGGCTTTAGACCAAACGGTTTTGTAGGAGAGGTAGTGAAGAACCAGAGTTTGGAAAGCCTTCAAGGGCCAAAAAAGCAGGAACGATCAGCTGGGTTACCATGGCTAAAACCTAAGCCACTTAACAGAAGTGAAATATCTAATGGCTTCTTGGATTTGAATGCTTCGACAAATCAATCCATTGATGGAACTGACACAGGGGACGGCCTGAATAGTATTTCACCTCAGAAGAGTTTGAGATCATCTGCTTCATGCTCTTATAATGCCAACGTGGGAAGAGTTGAAATGATCAATCCACATAGTAGAAAAATCATTGGGTGCCCAATCTTTGAGCAGCCTACTATTTTCAAGGAGGAAGTGAATCACTTGGTTAAGCGCGACCTTGATATCAACTTGCCATGTGATGCCTCGGTTTCTGCTGACCAGCATGGTACTAAAGCCTTTCGAGTTGGAAAGGAAGAAGGAAACAAGGCTGGCAACTTCAGACACTATATTGATCTGAATTCATGTGCTAGTGAGGATGATGAAGATTCTGCCATACATTCCAGTCTGAGAGTGAAAACAAAAGGAACAATTTGTATAGATTTGGAAGCTCCCCCTACACTggagagtgaagaagaagaagatagagagAGTGAGAAATCAAATGAAGAAACATGGGGATTGATGAAAGGCCAAGACGGAAACTCCTTGGATGAACTCATCAAGGAAGCAGCACAAGCAATAGTCGCCATCTCATTGTCTGATCACCAACGTCTTCCCGGTGACGCAGCTTCCTCTTCAACTGTTGCGGCTGGGAAAAGTCCGCTCTCGTGGTTCGCAGACATTATCACTTCTCAGGGTGATGAGTTAGAACGAAAGGCTGATCACGAAGGAGATTCTTCTGGGGAGATTGATTACTTTGAAGCCATGACCCTTAATTTACATCCCACCAAGGAAGAAGACTACATGCCAGAGCCCTTAGTCCCTGAGAATCTGATATTCGAAGTGACGGGTTCAAACAGGCCCAGAAGAGGACAAGCAAGACGAGGAAGACCAAAGCGGGATTTCCAGAGAGATACTCTCCCTGGACTCCCTTCTCTATCGAGGCATGAAGTCAATGAAGATATCCAATTGTTTGGTGGGCTTATGAAAAGCAGAGAGCACACTTGGAACTCTGGAGTGGCTGCTAGACGGAACTCAAAAAGAAAACGAATCACAAGCCAAGCTCCAGTTTGCCCGTCAATGGCACAGCCAgtgatagagagcgtatcagtGGTGGGACTTGAAGACAGTAAGCTTACAGGTTGGGGAAAAGCAACAAGAAGACCGAGGAGACAAAGGTACCCTCCTGCAGGTAATCCTGCGACCGTGATCTTAACATGA
- the LOC103829180 gene encoding uncharacterized protein LOC103829180 encodes MSVSAHSNERWLDDDLSHSDAPLGGETFSNGLGQLQAREVNIPNFPVSDTQYQLMSLDERLLLELQSIGVFPEAMPDLAEETMSTDVMELKESIYQQIRNKKEKLEKLNITIQKGKDDEKRKIEHLAMDHLVETAHKKRMASRGNKAYKVHKVTRQAALAFTRRTLARCQKFDDTGLSCFADPAL; translated from the exons ATGTCTGTATCTGCGCATAGCAATGAACGGTGGTTGGATGATGATCTTTCACATTCGGATGCGCCACTCGGTGGTGAGACATTTTCGAATGGCCTGGGTCAGTTGCAAGCTAGGGAAGTGAACATTCCCAACTTCCCAGTATCTGACACCCAGTATCAGCTTATGTCTTTGGACGAGCGACTTCTTCTGGAATTACAGAGCATTGGTGTGTTTCCTGAGGCAATG CCTGATCTGGCCGAAGAAACTATGAGCACAGATGTTATGGAGTTGAAGGAAAGCATTTATCAGCAG ATCCGAAACAAGAAGGAAAAGCTCGAGAAGCTAAATATTACCATCCAGAAGGGGAAAGATGATGAGAAAAG GAAAATTGAGCATCTTGCTATGGACCACCTTGTGGAAACAGCACACAAGAAAAGAATG GCATCCCGGGGAAATAAAGCATATAAAGTCCACAAGGTGACAAGACAAGCGGCGCTGGCGTTCACCCGGCGGACACTTGCCAGGTGTCAAAAGTTTGATGATACTGGTCTCAGCTGTTTTGCTGATCCTGCACTTTGA
- the LOC103829189 gene encoding zinc finger protein ZAT4 encodes MEKKYVCKFCNKKFTSGKSLGGHIRIHSNEYTVASDSFNGKNPKMKNNNKKRLVEHKQLCCGECGSNHMDCHCVGEKMVMDSQSDTETTSSAPTRKRSKKLMKQSNSESFSTSSASEIDQEHKDTALSLMMMSIDSKGHNLVVNSLAESSENNSEILETKASSGEQLNVKNQDLKTDKVAVDDQLRSTNDADSYSSDSDYFMNGPKKSDSDISVEGSLRNTELNSFKNGDELGVKEGGSKYQLRKSKRVLPSSYESDSCADRNMKIHRSGDCKMLKKASGANKSSKAHEFKSSQALGGHKRSHSIESQEQKIKHKAAADMRIDLNLPVQDIDV; translated from the coding sequence ATGGAGAAGAAGTATGTGTGCAAGTTCTGTAACAAGAAGTTCACTTCTGGCAAATCACTTGGAGGTCACATCAGGATTCATTCCAATGAGTACACAGTTGCTTCTGATAGTTTCAACGGCAAGAATCCTAAGATgaagaacaacaacaagaagaggTTGGTGGAACATAAACAACTTTGTTGCGGAGAATGTGGTAGCAATCACATGGATTGTCACTGTGTGGGAGAGAAGATGGTGATGGATAGCCAATCTGATACTGAGACTACTTCCTCAGCTCCTACCAGGAAAAGATCCAAGAAGCTGATGAAACAATCCAATTCAGAATCTTTTAGCACGTCTTCTGCTTCTGAGATTGACCAAGAACACAAGGACACTGCTTTGTCTCTGATGATGATGTCTATAGATTCTAAAGGACATAACTTGGTGGTGAACTCTCTAGCTGAGTCATCTGAGAACAACTCTGAGATTCTGGAGACAAAGGCTTCTTCAGGGGAGCAGCTAAACGTGAAGAACCAGGATTTAAAGACTGACAAAGTTGCAGTTGATGACCAATTGAGATCTACCAATGATGCTGATTCATATAGCTCTGATTCTGATTACTTCATGAATGGCCCAAAGAAGTCAGACTCAGATATCTCTGTTGAAGGGTCTCTCAGGAACACTGAACTCAACAGTTTCAAGAATGGTGATGAGCTTGGGGTCAAGGAGGGAGGATCAAAGTATCAGCTGCGCAAAAGCAAAAGGGTCTTGCCTTCTTCTTATGAAAGTGATTCTTGTGCAGACAGAAACATGAAGATTCATAGGTCCGGTGATTGCAAGATGCTTAAGAAAGCAAGTGGTGCAAACAAAAGTAGCAAAGCTCACGAGTTCAAGTCAAGTCAAGCTTTAGGTGGTCACAAGAGATCACATTCCATTGAGAGCCAAGAACAGAAGATCAAACACAAAGCAGCAGCTGATATGCGTATCGATCTCAATCTCCCTGTTCAGGATATTGATGTATGA
- the LOC103829192 gene encoding zinc finger protein ZAT4, which translates to MEQCIEKRFVCKFCNKRFACGKSLGGHIRTHMSNKNSADSDEDEHTKLMFDENGGQSSYGLRENPKKNKRFVDQREMMALKHHQHQQQQLLYCRECGKGFPSSKALCGHMASHSEREKIVMDSQSDTEASLSTIRRRSKRAVKHHHGSSIMNQYDAASSDESEIEPEQEQMALSLMMLSRDDSGFKKGHNLVVNSFAESSDNNSVILETKSSSGEQLRKIFKVKESCKKDKLGVGVDHLRNGEDNGYVSDNSDSGYFRNGPKKLDSDVTVDGFLRNKAAMGFNSSEDKSLNRFRTGSDRSSTKYDLRKSRTSFPTYGRKKMRYEFTESVYDSGDQHSLETESCAETIKIHSKPPMVKKAKKKSKGHECPICFRVFKSGQALGGHKRSHFIGNHEHRTLVIQQHQVAHEMHTLIDLNLPAPID; encoded by the coding sequence ATGGAGCAGTGCATTGAGAAGAGGTTTGTGTGTAAGTTCTGTAACAAGAGATTCGCTTGTGGGAAATCACTGGGAGGTCACATCAGAACTCACATGAGCAACAAGAACTCAGCTGATTCAGATGAAGATGAACACACTAAGCTCATGTTCGATGAAAATGGAGGTCAGTCTAGCTACGGTCTGAGAGAGAATCCTAAAAAGAACAAGAGGTTTGTGGATCAGAGAGAGATGATGGCTCTGAAACATCACCagcatcaacaacaacaactgcTTTACTGCAGAGAATGTGGCAAAGGTTTCCCTTCTTCAAAAGCTCTTTGTGGTCACATGGCTTCTCACTCTGAGAGAGAGAAGATTGTGATGGATAGTCAATCTGATACTGAAGCTTCTTTGTCAACTATAAGGAGAAGATCCAAGAGAGCTGTGAAACATCATCATGGTAGTAGCATCATGAATCAATATGACGCAGCATCTTCTGATGAGTCTGAGATTGAGCCGGAACAAGAGCAAATGGCATTGTCTCTGATGATGCTGTCTAGAGATGATTCAGGTTTCAAGAAAGGACATAACTTGGTTGTGAACTCTTTTGCTGAGTCTTCAGACAACAACTCTGTGATTCTTGAGACTAAGTCGTCTTCAGGAGAACAGCTGAGGAAGATCTTTAAGGTGAAGGAGTCTTGTAAGAAAGACAAACTTGGAGTAGGAGTTGACCATTTGAGAAATGGTGAGGACAATGGTTATGTTTCAGATAATTCTGATTCTGGCTACTTCAGGAATGGACCAAAGAAGTTGGACTCAGATGTTACTGTTGATGGGTTCCTCAGGAACAAGGCTGCAATGGGATTCAACAGCTCAGAGGATAAGAGCTTGAACAGATTCAGGACAGGATCAGATCGTTCTTCGACAAAGTATGATCTGAGGAAAAGCAGAACAAGCTTTCCTACTTACGGTCGGAAGAAAATGAGGTATGAGTTCACGGAATCAGTGTATGACAGTGGTGATCAGCATAGCTTGGAGACTGAATCTTGTGCGGAGACAATCAAGATTCATAGTAAACCCCCAATGGTTAAGAAAGCAAAGAAGAAAAGCAAAGGTCACGAGTGTCCGATATGCTTCAGGGTGTTTAAATCAGGACAAGCTTTGGGTGGTCACAAGAGATCACATTTCATTGGGAATCATGAACACAGGACTTTGGTTATCCAACAACACCAAGTGGCTCATGAGATGCATACCCTCATCGATCTCAATCTTCCTGCTCCTATTGATTAA
- the LOC103829186 gene encoding 14-3-3-like protein GF14 iota isoform X2 has product MSSGSDKERETFVYTAKLSEQAERYDEMVETMKKVAKVDSELTVEERNLLSVGYKNVIGARRASWRIMSSIEQKEESKGNETNVKHIKGYRQKVEDELADICKDILSIIDQHLIPHATSGEATVFYYKMKGDYYRYLAEFKTEQERKEASEQSLKGYEAATQAASTDLPSTHPIRLGLALNFSVFYYEIMNSPERACHLAKQAFDEAIAELDTLSEESYKDSTLIMQLLRDNLTLWTSDLPEDGGEDNVKSDEPNQEHCKIIEATDK; this is encoded by the exons ATGTCGTCAGGATCCGACAAAGAAAGAGAGACATTCGTCTACACGGCTAAGCTCTCCGAACAAGCCGAGCGTTACGACG AGATGGTTGAGACGATGAAGAAAGTGGCGAAAGTGGACAGCGAGCTGACGGTGGAGGAGAGGAACCTGTTGTCGGTTGGGTACAAGAACGTGATCGGAGCAAGACGGGCTTCGTGGAGGATAATGTCGTCGATCGAGCAGAAGGAAGAGTCTAAAGGCAACGAGACGAACGTGAAACACATCAAGGGTTATCGCCAAAAGGTGGAAGACGAGCTCGCTGATATATGTAAAGACATTCTTTCCATCATCGATCAGCATCTTATCCCTCACGCTACCTCAGGAGAAGCCACTGTTTTCTATTACAAGAT GAAAGGAGATTATTACCGTTACTTGGCTGAGTTTAAGACCGAGCAAGAGAGGAAGGAAGCCTCTGAACAGTCGCTCAAAGGCTATGAG GCTGCAACACAAGCTGCAAGCACTGATCTTCCTTCGACGCACCCGATTCGTCTTGGTCTTGCTCTTAACTTCTCTGTTTTCTACTATGAGATCATGAACTCTCCTGAAAG AGCTTGCCATTTGGCCAAGCAAGCCTTTGATGAGGCGATTGCGGAGTTGGATACGCTGAGTGAGGAGTCTTACAAGGACAGCACTTTGATCATGCAGCTCCTTAGAGACAATCTCACCCTCTGGACTTCTGATCTTCCTGAGGATGGAG GAGAAGACAACGTCAAGTCTGATGAACCCAATCAAGAACATTGCAAGATCATAGAAGCCACTGAT AAATGA
- the LOC103829187 gene encoding uncharacterized protein LOC103829187 yields MGGRDDEVDRGKEKEKEEAEEEQDGMSVLSPCKALPSSASSLSKEQSQVELELTLLEALEIYPPVKLRGIHRHFVLYGLMEYLGRSFDRQFTADEVLQLLDRFYNIEMLKSDDEDIDILNHEEDFTLPQSYFDKEEQ; encoded by the exons ATGGGTGGAAGAGATGACGAAGTTGACAGAggtaaagagaaagagaaagaagaagcagaagaagagcAAGACGGCATGTCCGTACTCTCTCCCTGCAAAGCTCTACCTTCCTCCGCTTCTTCTCTCTCCAag GAGCAATCACAGGTTGAACTGGAGCTCACGTTATTAGAAGCTCTTGAAATCTATCCTCCCGTTAAACTCCGAG GCATACATCGTCACTTTGTTCTTTACGGTCTGATGGAATACCTCGGCAGAAG CTTTGATCGACAGTTCACAGCTGATGAGGTTCTGCAGCTTCTGGATCGTTTCTACAACATTGAGATGCTG aaatctGATGATGAAGACATTGACATTCTTAACCACGAAGAAGACTTCACCTTGCCGCAGAGTTACTTTGATAAGGAAGAACAATga
- the LOC103829191 gene encoding CLAVATA3/ESR (CLE)-related protein 9 has protein sequence MSPSYLKRPIMISSLLLFIVFIASPTVEENLKASRNFPYRTHLLAPRVHHPYDVSPQGSCDSFTRPYARSMCLELQRIHHRSTTKQPLVSPPPPPPEIDPRYGVDKRLVPSGPNPLHN, from the coding sequence ATGTCGCCGAGTTACCTCAAACGTCCGATCATGATCTCATCTCTCCTTCTCTTCATCGTTTTCATTGCTTCTCCAACCGTCGAAGAAAACCTGAAGGCATCAAGAAACTTCCCTTACCGAACCCACCTATTGGCCCCGAGGGTTCACCACCCGTATGATGTGAGTCCTCAGGGTTCGTGCGACTCCTTCACTCGTCCATACGCGCGTTCTATGTGCCTTGAGCTTCAAAGAATCCACCACCGTAGCACCACGAAGCAGCCACTTGTttcccctcctcctcctccgccggaGATTGATCCAAGGTACGGCGTCGATAAAAGACTCGTCCCCTCCGGTCCAAACCCTCTTCACAACTAA
- the LOC103829186 gene encoding 14-3-3-like protein GF14 iota isoform X1: MSSGSDKERETFVYTAKLSEQAERYDEMVETMKKVAKVDSELTVEERNLLSVGYKNVIGARRASWRIMSSIEQKEESKGNETNVKHIKGYRQKVEDELADICKDILSIIDQHLIPHATSGEATVFYYKMKGDYYRYLAEFKTEQERKEASEQSLKGYEAATQAASTDLPSTHPIRLGLALNFSVFYYEIMNSPERACHLAKQAFDEAIAELDTLSEESYKDSTLIMQLLRDNLTLWTSDLPEDGGEDNVKSDEPNQEHCKIIEATDVINLINISLSCAKLMWFAFLFLCFRNDQRLWKLNEFRLNSTSWFHQGDETNEFKFYIVLFS; this comes from the exons ATGTCGTCAGGATCCGACAAAGAAAGAGAGACATTCGTCTACACGGCTAAGCTCTCCGAACAAGCCGAGCGTTACGACG AGATGGTTGAGACGATGAAGAAAGTGGCGAAAGTGGACAGCGAGCTGACGGTGGAGGAGAGGAACCTGTTGTCGGTTGGGTACAAGAACGTGATCGGAGCAAGACGGGCTTCGTGGAGGATAATGTCGTCGATCGAGCAGAAGGAAGAGTCTAAAGGCAACGAGACGAACGTGAAACACATCAAGGGTTATCGCCAAAAGGTGGAAGACGAGCTCGCTGATATATGTAAAGACATTCTTTCCATCATCGATCAGCATCTTATCCCTCACGCTACCTCAGGAGAAGCCACTGTTTTCTATTACAAGAT GAAAGGAGATTATTACCGTTACTTGGCTGAGTTTAAGACCGAGCAAGAGAGGAAGGAAGCCTCTGAACAGTCGCTCAAAGGCTATGAG GCTGCAACACAAGCTGCAAGCACTGATCTTCCTTCGACGCACCCGATTCGTCTTGGTCTTGCTCTTAACTTCTCTGTTTTCTACTATGAGATCATGAACTCTCCTGAAAG AGCTTGCCATTTGGCCAAGCAAGCCTTTGATGAGGCGATTGCGGAGTTGGATACGCTGAGTGAGGAGTCTTACAAGGACAGCACTTTGATCATGCAGCTCCTTAGAGACAATCTCACCCTCTGGACTTCTGATCTTCCTGAGGATGGAG GAGAAGACAACGTCAAGTCTGATGAACCCAATCAAGAACATTGCAAGATCATAGAAGCCACTGATGTAATTAACCTGATTAACATTAGTCTAAGTTGTGCTAAGCTAATGTGGTTTgcctttttgtttctttgtttcagAAATGATCAGAGGCTTTGGAAGTTGAATGAGTTTAGATTAAACTCCACATCTTGGTTTCATCAGGGAGATGAGACAAATGaattcaaattttatattgTTCTTTTTTCTTAA
- the LOC103829185 gene encoding carbohydrate-binding X8 domain-containing protein, with amino-acid sequence MAIFLSLFLIFSMVTYSNAAICVCKDGDEQALQKVIDYACGSGADCSQIEQNGPCFQPNTVKNHCDVAVNSFYQKKASTGATCDFNGAAVVSTSPPSNASSCLPSSGSTSTPTTGTPSTGNLTTGTPSTGTPSTGNSTFGMPTNPTTGVPTSSVFPGTSMGPSGSTGFDPSGGEKHYVQTTTVIVLTTIAAVALRF; translated from the exons ATGgcaatttttctttctttgtttcttatCTTCTCCATGGTTACTTATTCAA ACGCTGCGATTTGTGTGTGTAAGGACGGAGACGAGCAAGCGCTTCAGAAGGTAATAGACTACGCGTGTGGATCAGGTGCTGACTGTTCGCAGATTGAGCAAAATGGTCCTTGTTTCCAACCGAACACCGTTAAAAACCACTGTGATGTCGCCGTTAACAGCTTTTATCAGAAGAAAGCTTCTACTGGTGCAACGTGTGACTTCAACGGCGCCGCCGTAGTCTCCACTTCCCCTCCTTCAA ATGCTTCTAGTTGTTTACCTAGTTCCGG CTCCACTAGTACTCCGACCACTGGAACTCCATCCACCGGAAATCTAACCACCGGAACTCCATCTACCGGAACTCCATCCACCGGAAATTCAACCTTTGGAATGCCAACCAATCCCACCACTGGAGTGCCGACTTCATCTGTATTCCCTGGAACTAGTATGGGACCCTCCGGGAGCACCGGTTTCGATCCAAGCGGTGGAGAGAAACACTATGTCCAAACCACGACCGTCATTGTCCTAACCACCATTGCGGCTGTGGCTTTGCGATTTTAG